From the Osmerus eperlanus chromosome 21, fOsmEpe2.1, whole genome shotgun sequence genome, one window contains:
- the hao1 gene encoding hydroxyacid oxidase 1: protein MSEPLVCVSDYERQARRVLPKAVFDYYCSGADEQETLADNTAAYSRWRLLPRVLRDVSRMDLSASVLGQPISMPVCVGATAMQRMAHPEGETATARACRAAGTGMMLSSWATSTIEEVRSSAGEGLLWMQLYIYKDRDLTLSLVRRAEEAGYKAIFVTVDTPYLGKRRDDVRNRFKLPSHLRMSNFASADLAFSSEEGYGEDSGLAVYVSQAIDPTLCWEHIAWLKAHTHLPVVVKGVLSAEDALQAVQFGVDGILVSNHGARQLDGVPATLEVLEEVVAAVAGRCEVYLDGGVRRGTDVLKALALGATAVFLGRPILWGLACQGEQGVTDVLELLRDELHLAMALAGCRSVGEVSRSMVRRAQFSSRM, encoded by the exons ATGTCGgagcccctggtgtgtgtgagcgactATGAGCGTCAGGCCAGGAGAGTTCTCCCCAAGGCTGTGTTTGACTATTACTGCTCAGGAGCTGATGAGCAGGAGACGCTAGCTGACAACACGGCTGCTTactccag atggcgTCTGCTTCCTCGTGTGTTGAGGGATGTTTCCAGGATGGATCTGTCTGCCAGTGTCCTGGGTCAGCCAAtcagcatgcctgtgtgtgtgggcgccaCGGCAATGCAGAGGATGGCCCATCCTGAGGGGGAGACTGCTACTGctagag CATGCCGAGCGGCGGGGACCGGGATGATGCTGAGCAGTTGGGCCACCTCCACCATAGAGGAAGTGAGGTCGTCCGCGGGCGAGGGCCTTCTATGGATGCAGCTGTACATTTATAAGGACCGTGACCTCACGCTGTCGCTGGTACGCCGCGCCGAGGAGGCCGGCTACAAGGCCATCTTTGTTACCGTGGATACGCCCTACCTCGGCAAGCGGCGCGACGACGTTCGAAACCGCTTCAAGCTTCCCTCACACCTCAG gatgTCTAACTTTGCGTCGGCGGATCTGGCGTTCTCCAGCGAGGAGGGCTACGGGGAGGACAGTGGGCTGGCTGTGTATGTCAGCCAGGCGATAGACCCCACCCTCTGCTGGGAACACATCGCCTGGCTtaaggctcacacacacctccccgtgGTCGTCAAGGGCGTCCTGAGTg CTGAGGATGCACTGCAGGCTGTTCAGTTTGGGGTGGATGGAATCCTGGTGTCCAACCATGGAGCCAGACAGCTGGATGGTGTTCCTGccacg ctggaagtgctggaggaggtggtggcagCAGTAGCAGGCAGATGTGAGGTCTACCTGGATGGAGGTGTGCGCAGGGGGACAGACGTACTGAAGGCTCTGGCGCTAGGGGCAACTGCCGTGTTCCTGGGCAGACCCATTCTCTGGGGGCTCGCCTGCCAG ggagaacagggagtcACTGACGTACTGGAGCTTCTCAGAGACGAGCTTCACCTGGCCATGGCCCTGGCAG ggTGCCGTTCTGTTGGGGAGGTGTCTCGCTCCATGGTCAGAAGAGCTCAGTTCTCCTCCAGGATGTGa
- the napba gene encoding N-ethylmaleimide-sensitive factor attachment protein, beta a isoform X2 codes for MLSARLQGSTCSSRINWTRPPASLTLATPTKRPILRGRFTIAAKHHITIAEVYESELVDIEKAIAHYEQAADYYKGEESNSSANKCLLKVGHYSAQLEQYQKAIEIYEQVATNTMDNPLLKYNAKEYFFKASLCHFIVDELNAKLAIEKYEEMFPAFADSRECKLLKKLLDAHEEQNCEAFTEAVKEFDSVSRLDQWLTTMLLRIKKTIQGDAGDLK; via the exons ATGCTTTCTGCCAGGCTGCAAGGCTCCACATGCAGCAGCAGAATAAACTGGACTCGGCCACCAGCTTCGTTGACGCTGGCAACGCCTACAAAAAGGCCGATCCTCAGG GGCAGGTTCACCATCGCAGCCAAACACCACATCACCATCGCTGAGGTGTACGAGTCTGAGCTGGTGGATATAGAAAAg GCGATCGCCCACTACGAGCAGGCTGCAGACTATTATAAGGGGGAGGAGTCTAACAG TTCTGCCAATAAGTGTCTGCTGAAAGTCGGCCATTACAGTGCCCAGCTGGAGCAGTATCAAAAAGCCATTGAAATCTACgaacag gttgCCACTAATACCATGGATAACCCACTGTTGAAGTACAATGCGAAGGAGTATTTCTTCAAAGCTTCTCTGTGTCACTTCATCGTAGACGAGCTCAACGCTAAG CTGGCCATAGAGAAGTATGAGGAGATGTTTCCTGCGTTCGCGGACTCCAGAGAGTGCAAGCTGTTGAAG aAACTTCTGGATGCTCACGAGGAGCAGAACTGCGAGGCGTTCACGGAGGCTGTGAAGGAGTTTGACTCTGTGTCTCGTCTGGACCAATGGCTGACCACCATGCTGCTGCGCATTAAGAAGACCATTCAGGGAGATGCTGGGGACCtcaagtag
- the crls1 gene encoding cardiolipin synthase (CMP-forming) — MLLSICKSSLVVCARGHVASCAVATRYASVCRAAPASWRQKQTPADCSRELWWLHKLKHRIASVAQWSGYTYSPSHAPELFRHLASPCQLECVTGHSNGKGRQRTLPSSVPSSAGFSLRFQHRGDEAAHNLLGVRLSPLSPGVPQGCRGFSSGNPSQPPAEKTPSKDLRNMDTDSPQVPGQGLFQFKELYENPWTIPNLLCVCRILLAPVLGYLITEQHFHLSLALFLLAGATDLLDGYIARTWPNQKSALGSALDPLADKILISVLYISLTYAQIIPAPLTALVISRDIALIAAVFYVRYKTVPPPVTLSRFFNPCYTTAQLKPTLISKVNTAIQLLLGAASLAAPVFHYTDSFYLQSLWYITAVTTAASGYSYYHYGKKTVEVLNNTNK; from the exons ATGTTATTGTCTATTTGTAAAAGTTCCTTAGTCGTGTGTGCAAGAGGGCACGTAGCGAGTTGCGCTGTAGCGACGCGCTATGCGAGTGTGTGCAGAGCAGCCCCCGCGTCATGGCGTCAGAAACAAACACCTGCAGATTGTTCGAGGGAGCTGTGGTGGCTTCATAAACTCAAGCACAGAATTGCCTCGGTAGCACAGTGGTCCGGCTACACATACAGTCCGAGTCATGCCCCGGAGCTTTTTCGACACCTGGCTTCACCATGTCAACTCGAGTGCGTAACAGGACACTCAAACGGGAAAGGTCGCCAAAGGACACTACCCAGCAGCGTCCCGTCCTCCGCGGGGTTCAGTTTGAGGTTTCAGCACAGGGGCGATGAGGCTGCTCACAATCTGCTCGGAGTGCGTTTATCGCCGCTCAGCCCCGGGGTACCGCAGGGTTGTCGTGGCTTCAGTAGTGGAAATCCCAGCCAGCCACCAGCGGAAAAAACACCAAGTAAAGACTTGAGGAACATGGATACTGACTCCCCGCAGGTGCCGGGACAGGGATTGTTCCAGTTCAAGGAACTG TACGAGAACCCTTGGACCATCCctaacctgctgtgtgtgtgtcggattcTGCTCGCCCCAGTCCTTGGATACCTCATCACCGAGCAAcacttccacctctccctcgctctcttcctacTGGCGGGAGCCACCGACCTT TTGGATGGCTATATCGCCAGGACCTGGCCCAATCAGAAGTCTGCTCTGGGCAGCGCGCTCGACCCATTGGCTGATAAGATCCTGATCAGTGTGCTCTATATCAGTCTAACCTACGCCCAGATCATACcag ctCCCCTCACTGCCCTGGTCATCTCCAGAGATATAGCTCTGATCGCTGCCGTCTTCTACGTCCGCTATAAGACGGTGCCTCCCCCG gtGACACTCAGTCGGTTCTTTAACCCATGTTACACCACGGCTCAGCTCAAACCCACTTTGATCAGCAag gtcAACACAGCGATCCAGCTGCTGCTGGGTGCAGCATCCTTGGCTGCCCCTGTGTTCCACTACACTGACAGCTTTTATCTGCAGTCCCTTTG GTACATCACTGCTGTAACCACGGCAGCATCAGGATACAGCTACTACCATTATGGCAAGAAGACTGTTGAGGTGCTCAACAACACTAACAAGTAA
- the napba gene encoding N-ethylmaleimide-sensitive factor attachment protein, beta a isoform X1: protein MDTSGKEKEAIQLMAEADKKVKSSGSFLGGMFGGNHKVEDACEMYARAANMFKMAKNWNAAGNAFCQAARLHMQQQNKLDSATSFVDAGNAYKKADPQEAINCLNAAIDIYTDMGRFTIAAKHHITIAEVYESELVDIEKAIAHYEQAADYYKGEESNSSANKCLLKVGHYSAQLEQYQKAIEIYEQVATNTMDNPLLKYNAKEYFFKASLCHFIVDELNAKLAIEKYEEMFPAFADSRECKLLKKLLDAHEEQNCEAFTEAVKEFDSVSRLDQWLTTMLLRIKKTIQGDAGDLK from the exons ATGGACACCTCCGGTAAAGAGAAAGAGGCCATCCAGCTAATGGCGGAGGCTGACAAGAAGGTCAAGTCGTCCGGGTCGTTCCTCGGTGGCATGTTTGG agggaaTCACAAGGTGGAGGACGCGTGCGAGATGTATGCCAGAGCAGCCAACATGTTCAAGATGGCCAAGAATTGGAATG ctgcaGGGAATGCTTTCTGCCAGGCTGCAAGGCTCCACATGCAGCAGCAGAATAAACTGGACTCGGCCACCAGCTTCGTTGACGCTGGCAACGCCTACAAAAAGGCCGATCCTCAGG AGGCAATCAACTGCCTAAATGCAGCCATTGATATCTACACTGATATG GGCAGGTTCACCATCGCAGCCAAACACCACATCACCATCGCTGAGGTGTACGAGTCTGAGCTGGTGGATATAGAAAAg GCGATCGCCCACTACGAGCAGGCTGCAGACTATTATAAGGGGGAGGAGTCTAACAG TTCTGCCAATAAGTGTCTGCTGAAAGTCGGCCATTACAGTGCCCAGCTGGAGCAGTATCAAAAAGCCATTGAAATCTACgaacag gttgCCACTAATACCATGGATAACCCACTGTTGAAGTACAATGCGAAGGAGTATTTCTTCAAAGCTTCTCTGTGTCACTTCATCGTAGACGAGCTCAACGCTAAG CTGGCCATAGAGAAGTATGAGGAGATGTTTCCTGCGTTCGCGGACTCCAGAGAGTGCAAGCTGTTGAAG aAACTTCTGGATGCTCACGAGGAGCAGAACTGCGAGGCGTTCACGGAGGCTGTGAAGGAGTTTGACTCTGTGTCTCGTCTGGACCAATGGCTGACCACCATGCTGCTGCGCATTAAGAAGACCATTCAGGGAGATGCTGGGGACCtcaagtag
- the mcm8 gene encoding DNA helicase MCM8 translates to WRGGRGGGGWRGRPWRGGGGGGGGGNARPFSAQRGPSQAVGISQTVSPYQGWALYFKEGYVASSPFVERVKVFEQYFTSQMHLYDKDEIERQGSVLVDFKDLVQNQQVCAALPDLTNQLREQPETTLNCLGLAIHQVLTADLERHAAELQGEGLPRGATPIINIPHISARLYNYEPLTPLRTLRASVFGRLVSIRGTVVRVSNIRPLCTRLAFTCNGCTHTHALPLPHGKFTTPTKCVQPDCRSRSFTPNRSSPLTQTVDWQTIKVQELIGGEQREAGRIPRTVECELAQDLCDSCVPGDTVTITGTVRVSNDEGSSRGSKDKCMFLLYIEANSVSNSKGQREAGPGVQGAEFSLKELYAIQEIQSQPDLLRLIVHSLCPAIYGHLLVKAGLALALFGGCQKHVDDKNRIPVRGDPHILVVGDPGLGKSQMLQAVCNAAPRGIYVCGNSTSTSGLTVTLSREAGSGDYALEAGALVLGDQGLCCIDEFDKLGQQQQALLEAMEQQSVSLAKAGLVCCLPARTSILAAANPAGGHYNQARTVAENLRMGSALLSRFDLVFLLLDIPDESHDRRLSEHVMATRVGRGGAAGAMVTRGKGSQQSCLLEPSDTPLSDRLEVPPGECVDPIPASLLRKYVSYARLYVHPSLSVEAAKTLQAFYLTLRSHTHSSDSTPITTRQLESLIRLTEARARLELRETATRSDAEDVVEIMKHSLADTYADGAGGLDLERSQLGAGMSQRGKVKRFVTALQTHAQRCSQTLYDLQQLRSMARDLHIEVVDFEGFICALNEQGYLLKKGPKLYQLQTI, encoded by the exons tggagggggggcagaggaggaggaggatggaggggaagaccatggagaggaggaggaggaggaggaggaggaggaaatgctCGTCCCTTCAGTGCTCAAAGAG gccCATCCCAAGCTGTAGGTATCTCCCAGACTGTGTCTCCATACCAAGGCTGGGCCCTCTACTTCAAAGAAG GGTATGTGGCCAGTTCACCCTTTGTGGAGAGGGTCAAGGTGTTTGAGCAGTACTTCACCTCTCAGATGCACCTCTATGATAAG gatgAAATTGAGAGACAGGGCAGTGTGTTGGTGGACTTCAAGGATCTGGTACAGAACCAGCAGGTGTGTGCTGCCCTGCCGGACCTGACCAATCAGCTGAGAGAACAACCTGAGACCACCCTCAACTGTCTAGGACTGGCTattcaccag GTTCTGACGGCTGATTTGGAGAGAcatgctgcagagctgcagggggaggggcttcccAGAGGAGCCACGCCCATCATTAACATACCCCACATCAGTGCCAG GCTGTATAACTACGAGCCCCTCACCCCGTTGAGGACTCTGCGTGCCAGTGTGTTTGGGAGGTTGGTGTCTATCCGCGGCACCGTGGTCCGAGTCAGCAACATCAGGCCCCTCTGCACACGCCTGGCCTTCACCTGCAACggctgcacgcacacgcacgctctCCCGCTGCCTCACGGCAAGTTCACCACGCCCACCAAG tGCGTCCAGCCAGATTGTAGGAGTCGCTCATTCACCCCTAACAGGAGTTCTCCCCTCACCCAGACAGTGGACTGGCAGACTATCAA GGTGCAGGAGCTGATTGGAGGAGAGCAGCGGGAGGCGGGCCGTATCCCCAGGACGGTGGAGTGCGAGCTAGCCCAGGATCTGTGTGACAGCTGTGTCCCCGGAGACACCGTCACCATCACTGGCACTGTCCGTGTCAGCAACGATGAgg gcagcagCAGAGGCAGTAAGGACAAGTGCATGTTCCTGCTCTACATTGAGGCCAACTCCGTCAGTAACAGCAAGGGCCAGAGGGAGGCGGGGCCAGGAGTCCAGGGGGCGGAGTTCTCTCTGAAGGAGCTCTATGCTATCCAGGAGATCCAGAGCCAGCCTGACCTGCTGAGGCTCATAGTaca ctctctctgtcctgccatCTACGGACACCTG ctggtgaAGGCAGGGCTGGCGCTGGCTCTGTTTGGAGGCTGTCAGAAGCATGTGGATGATAAGAACAGGATTCCTGTGAGAGGTGACCCTCACATACTGGTGGTGGGGGACCCTGGTCTGGGCAAGAGTCAGAtgctgcag gCGGTGTGTAACGCGGCCCCCAGAGGGATCTACGTGTGTGGGAACAGCACCAGCACCTCAGGGCTGACTGTCACCCTGTCCAGGGAGGCTGGCTCTGGGGACTACGCTCTGGAGGCTGGTGCCTTGGTGCTGGGGGACCAAG gcctgtGCTGCATCGATGAGTTTGACAAGCtggggcagcagcagcaggctctGCTGGAGGCCATGGAGCAGCAGAGTGTGAGCCTGGCCAAGGCTGGTCTGGTGTGCTGCCTGCCGGCCCGCACCTCCATCCTCGCTGCTGCCAACCCTGCTGGAGGACACTACAACCAGGCCAGGACTGTGGCCGAGAACctccg gatgggCAGTGCTCTGCTGTCTAGATTTGACCTGGTCTTCCTGCTGCTCGACATTCCAGACGAGTCACATGACCGGCGCCTGTCGGAGCATGTCATGGCAACACGggtggggcggggcggggccgcAGGCGCCATGGTAACCAGGGGAAAGGGCAGCCAACAGAGCTGTCTGCTGGAGCCATCAGACACACCCCTTTCTGACCGCttagag gttcCCCCGGGGGAGTGTGTAGACCCCATCCCAGCCTCTCTGTTGAGGAAGTACGTGTCATACGCCCGCCTCTacgtccatccctccctctccgtcgAGGCTGCTAAAACACTGCAGGCCTTCTACCTCACACtgcgctcccacacacactcctccgactccacccccatcaccacacgCCAGCTGGAGTCCCTCATCCGCCTCACTGAG GCACGTGCCAGgctggagctgagagagactgcTACCAGGAGCGATGCTGAAGATGTGGTGGAGATCATGAAACACAG tctggcAGACACCTATGCGGATGGTGCCGGGGGTCTGGACCTGGAGCGTTCTCAGCTGGGGGCAGGGATGAGTCAGCGGGGGAAGGTGAAGCGATTCGTCACTGCGCTGCAGACACACGCCCAGCGCTGCTCTCAGACCCTGTACGACCTCCAGCAGCTACGCAGCATGGCCAGGGACCTGCACatagag GTGGTGGATTTCGAAGGCTTCATATGTGCTCTGAATGAACAGGGCTACCTGCTCAAGAAAGGACCCAAGCTGTATCAACTGCAGACcatctga